From Panthera uncia isolate 11264 chromosome X, Puncia_PCG_1.0, whole genome shotgun sequence, the proteins below share one genomic window:
- the LONRF3 gene encoding LON peptidase N-terminal domain and RING finger protein 3 isoform X5: protein MDSLQTGQMLSLPAELVSDNLELAEPAASAARGDTEPHPEAATEGPAPLDAPEPGPESGPEPGPESGPESGPESWPESGPEPEPGPGPGPESGPESESGPEPGLESGPEPGPESESGPEPGPESEPGLEREPGPPPKTSTPECKVLLTKADALASGGRLREALEVYRQLSERQQLVAEQLEQLVRCLAEKVPQGEAPALAPPDGSGAASREAAAEEAGAPTAAEATEVWDGFKCRKCHGFLSDPVSLSCGHTFCKLCLERGRAADRRCALCGVKLPALMVAGGKARPAPQRDGQQAAAATTTTTTTTTTTPQPPPAAPPPPPPPPPPPLRVNVVLSGLLGKLFPGPARASQLRHEGNQLYREHQVEAALLKYNEAVRLAPNDHLLYSNRSQIYFTLESHEDALHDAEIACKLRPMGFKAHFRKAQALATLGKVEEALREFLYCVSLDGKNKRARSEAQRLLLSFFSPSVPGESQEHFPDILKLLAPHPRLKEHVESMATEGTSHNLPKLPQESRELPHCSSQEEAAAAGDRSSLENPVKVEGEGQEGNGKGQAGDQEEKGDAASAKAGKCQEKKRKRCQFGPQDPEVPTKARKPDPPADQGARAAVSAPLPSFDASDLECSLCMRLFYEPVTTPCGHTFCLKCLERCLDHNAKCPLCKDGLSQCLASRKYSKNVIMEELIAKFLPEEFKERRRLYEEEMEELSNLNKNVPIFVCTMAYPTVPCPLHIFEPCYRLMIRRCIETGTRQFGMCLGDPVKGFAEYGCILEIRNVQFFADGRSVVDSVGKRRFRVLHQGQRDGYNTADIEYIEDQKGSSL from the exons ATGGATTCACTTCAGACTGGACAGATGCTGAGCTTGCCCGCCGAGCTCGTCAGCGACAACTTAGAACTGGCGGAGCCGGCGGCATCGGCGGCCCGCGGAGACACGGAGCCCCACCCGGAGGCGGCCACAGAAGGCCCCGCACCTTTAGACGCTCCGGAGCCGGGGCCGGAGTCGGGGCCCGAGCCGGGGCCGGAGTCGGGGCCGGAGTCGGGGCCGGAGTCGTGGCCGGAGTCGgggccggagccggagccggggccggggccggggccggagTCGGGGCCGGAGTCGGAGTCGGGACCGGAGCCGGGGCTGGAGTCGGGACCGGAGCCGGGGCCGGAGTCGGAGTCGGGACCGGAGCCGGGGCCGGAGTCGGAGCCGGGGCTCGAGCGGGAGCCGGGGCCGCCTCCTAAGACTTCGACGCCGGAGTGCAAAGTCCTGCTCACGAAGGCTGACGCCCTGGCGTCTGGGGGGCGCCTCCGGGAAGCCCTCGAGGTGTACCGCCAGCTCTCCGAACGGCAGCAGCTGGTGGCCGAGCAGCTGGAGCAGCTGGTGCGGTGCCTGGCGGAGAAAGTCCCGCAAGGCGAGGCTCCGGCGCTGGCGCCCCCGGACGGGAGCGGTGCGGCGAGCCGCGAGGCGGCGGCCGAAGAGGCAGGGGCGCCAACCGCCGCCGAGGCTACCGAGGTGTGGGATGGCTTCAAGTGCCGGAAGTGCCACGGCTTTCTGTCAGACCCCGTGTCCTTGTCGTGCGGCCACACCTTTTGTAAACTCTGCCTGGAACGCGGGCGGGCGGCCGACCGGCGGTGTGCGCTGTGCGGGGTCAAGCTCCCGGCCTTGATGGTGGCCGGCGGCAAGGCGCGCCCGGCCCCCCAGCGGGACGGGCagcaggcggcggcggcgacgacgacgacgacgacgacaacGACAACGACGCCGCAGCCGCCACCTGCggcgccaccgccgccgccgccgccgccgccgccgccgctgcggGTCAACGTGGTGCTCAGTGGCCTCCTGGGCAAGTTGTTCCCAGGCCCGGCGCGGGCGTCGCAGCTCCGGCACGAGGGCAACCAGCTGTACCGCGAGCACCAGGTGGAGGCGGCGCTGCTCAAGTACAACGAGGCGGTTCGGCTAG CTCCAAACGACCACTTGCTTTATAGCAACCGGTCTCAAATTTATTTCACCTTGGAGTCTCACGAGGACGCACTGCATGATGCAGAAATAGCATGTAAGCTCCGCCCAATGGGTTTTAAG GCACACTTCAGAAAAGCACAGGCCTTGGCCACCTTAGGCAAGGTGGAGGAAGCACTAAGGGAGTTTCTATATTGTGTGTCCCTCGATGGAAAGAACAAAAGAGCAAGATCTGAAGCCCAAAGG CTTCTCCTTAGTTTCTTTTCACCATCAGTCCCGGGGGAGTCTCAGGAACATTTTCCCGATATCCTGAAGTTGTTGGCACCTCACCCTAGATTAAAGGAACACGTAGAGTCAATGGCTACTGAAGGCACCAGTCATAATCTACCAAAGTTGCCACAG GAAAGCCGGGAGCTCCCACACTGCTCTAGTCAGGAGGAAGCAGCGGCCGCGGGAGACCGCAGCAGCCTGGAGAACCCAGTTAAagtagagggggaggggcaagaaggcAACGGGAAAGGCCAGGCAGGAGaccaggaggagaagggggatgCTGCCTCTGCCAAGGCTGGCAAAtgccaagaaaagaaaaggaaacgtTGTCAATTTGGACCCCAAGACCCAGAGGTGCCTACTAAAGCCAGAAAGCCAG ATCCTCCCGCCGACCAGGGGGCCAGAGCTGCGGTCAGTGCTCCACTCCCGTCCTTTGATGCATCTGACCTTGAATGCTCCCTGTGTATGAG ATTATTCTACGAGCCAGTCACAACACCTTGTGGTCATACGTTTTGTTTAAAATGCCTTGAAAGATGCCTAGATCACAATGCAAAGTGTCCGCTGTGCAAGGATGGTCTTTCACag TGCTTGGCATCCagaaaatatagcaaaaatgTCATAATGGAAGAGCTAATAGCTAAATTCCTGCCAGAAGAATTCAAGGAACGCAGGcggctttatgaagaagaaatggaagaactttCTAA CTTGAATAAGAACGTACCTATTTTCGTGTGCACTATGGCCTACCCCACGGTTCCTTGTCCCCTGCACATTTTTGAGCCTTGTTACCGTCTGATGATCCGTAGATGCATCGAAACAGGTACAAGACAGTTTGGCATGTGCCTTGGAGATCCTGTCAAAGG GTTTGCGGAATATGGCTGCATCCTAGAGATCAGAAATGTTCAATTCTTTGCTGATGGCCGCTCGGTGGTGGACAGCGTAGGCAAGAGGCGCTTCAGGGTCCTCCATCAGGGCCAGCGAGATGGTTACAATACAGCCGACATTGAATACATTGAAGACCAAAAG GGTTCTTCCCTATAA
- the LONRF3 gene encoding LON peptidase N-terminal domain and RING finger protein 3 isoform X3, with the protein MDSLQTGQMLSLPAELVSDNLELAEPAASAARGDTEPHPEAATEGPAPLDAPEPGPESGPEPGPESGPESGPESWPESGPEPEPGPGPGPESGPESESGPEPGLESGPEPGPESESGPEPGPESEPGLEREPGPPPKTSTPECKVLLTKADALASGGRLREALEVYRQLSERQQLVAEQLEQLVRCLAEKVPQGEAPALAPPDGSGAASREAAAEEAGAPTAAEATEVWDGFKCRKCHGFLSDPVSLSCGHTFCKLCLERGRAADRRCALCGVKLPALMVAGGKARPAPQRDGQQAAAATTTTTTTTTTTPQPPPAAPPPPPPPPPPPLRVNVVLSGLLGKLFPGPARASQLRHEGNQLYREHQVEAALLKYNEAVRLAPNDHLLYSNRSQIYFTLESHEDALHDAEIACKLRPMGFKAHFRKAQALATLGKVEEALREFLYCVSLDGKNKRARSEAQRLLLSFFSPSVPGESQEHFPDILKLLAPHPRLKEHVESMATEGTSHNLPKLPQESRELPHCSSQEEAAAAGDRSSLENPVKVEGEGQEGNGKGQAGDQEEKGDAASAKAGKCQEKKRKRCQFGPQDPEVPTKARKPDPPADQGARAAVSAPLPSFDASDLECSLCMSLNKNVPIFVCTMAYPTVPCPLHIFEPCYRLMIRRCIETGTRQFGMCLGDPVKGFAEYGCILEIRNVQFFADGRSVVDSVGKRRFRVLHQGQRDGYNTADIEYIEDQKVQGEDQAELMGLHNCVYEQASSWFHSLKTSLKNRILNHFGPMPEKDADPQVSPNGPAWCWWTLAVLPLESRAQLPFLAMRSLKDRLNGIRRVLAFISRNQN; encoded by the exons ATGGATTCACTTCAGACTGGACAGATGCTGAGCTTGCCCGCCGAGCTCGTCAGCGACAACTTAGAACTGGCGGAGCCGGCGGCATCGGCGGCCCGCGGAGACACGGAGCCCCACCCGGAGGCGGCCACAGAAGGCCCCGCACCTTTAGACGCTCCGGAGCCGGGGCCGGAGTCGGGGCCCGAGCCGGGGCCGGAGTCGGGGCCGGAGTCGGGGCCGGAGTCGTGGCCGGAGTCGgggccggagccggagccggggccggggccggggccggagTCGGGGCCGGAGTCGGAGTCGGGACCGGAGCCGGGGCTGGAGTCGGGACCGGAGCCGGGGCCGGAGTCGGAGTCGGGACCGGAGCCGGGGCCGGAGTCGGAGCCGGGGCTCGAGCGGGAGCCGGGGCCGCCTCCTAAGACTTCGACGCCGGAGTGCAAAGTCCTGCTCACGAAGGCTGACGCCCTGGCGTCTGGGGGGCGCCTCCGGGAAGCCCTCGAGGTGTACCGCCAGCTCTCCGAACGGCAGCAGCTGGTGGCCGAGCAGCTGGAGCAGCTGGTGCGGTGCCTGGCGGAGAAAGTCCCGCAAGGCGAGGCTCCGGCGCTGGCGCCCCCGGACGGGAGCGGTGCGGCGAGCCGCGAGGCGGCGGCCGAAGAGGCAGGGGCGCCAACCGCCGCCGAGGCTACCGAGGTGTGGGATGGCTTCAAGTGCCGGAAGTGCCACGGCTTTCTGTCAGACCCCGTGTCCTTGTCGTGCGGCCACACCTTTTGTAAACTCTGCCTGGAACGCGGGCGGGCGGCCGACCGGCGGTGTGCGCTGTGCGGGGTCAAGCTCCCGGCCTTGATGGTGGCCGGCGGCAAGGCGCGCCCGGCCCCCCAGCGGGACGGGCagcaggcggcggcggcgacgacgacgacgacgacgacaacGACAACGACGCCGCAGCCGCCACCTGCggcgccaccgccgccgccgccgccgccgccgccgccgctgcggGTCAACGTGGTGCTCAGTGGCCTCCTGGGCAAGTTGTTCCCAGGCCCGGCGCGGGCGTCGCAGCTCCGGCACGAGGGCAACCAGCTGTACCGCGAGCACCAGGTGGAGGCGGCGCTGCTCAAGTACAACGAGGCGGTTCGGCTAG CTCCAAACGACCACTTGCTTTATAGCAACCGGTCTCAAATTTATTTCACCTTGGAGTCTCACGAGGACGCACTGCATGATGCAGAAATAGCATGTAAGCTCCGCCCAATGGGTTTTAAG GCACACTTCAGAAAAGCACAGGCCTTGGCCACCTTAGGCAAGGTGGAGGAAGCACTAAGGGAGTTTCTATATTGTGTGTCCCTCGATGGAAAGAACAAAAGAGCAAGATCTGAAGCCCAAAGG CTTCTCCTTAGTTTCTTTTCACCATCAGTCCCGGGGGAGTCTCAGGAACATTTTCCCGATATCCTGAAGTTGTTGGCACCTCACCCTAGATTAAAGGAACACGTAGAGTCAATGGCTACTGAAGGCACCAGTCATAATCTACCAAAGTTGCCACAG GAAAGCCGGGAGCTCCCACACTGCTCTAGTCAGGAGGAAGCAGCGGCCGCGGGAGACCGCAGCAGCCTGGAGAACCCAGTTAAagtagagggggaggggcaagaaggcAACGGGAAAGGCCAGGCAGGAGaccaggaggagaagggggatgCTGCCTCTGCCAAGGCTGGCAAAtgccaagaaaagaaaaggaaacgtTGTCAATTTGGACCCCAAGACCCAGAGGTGCCTACTAAAGCCAGAAAGCCAG ATCCTCCCGCCGACCAGGGGGCCAGAGCTGCGGTCAGTGCTCCACTCCCGTCCTTTGATGCATCTGACCTTGAATGCTCCCTGTGTATGAG CTTGAATAAGAACGTACCTATTTTCGTGTGCACTATGGCCTACCCCACGGTTCCTTGTCCCCTGCACATTTTTGAGCCTTGTTACCGTCTGATGATCCGTAGATGCATCGAAACAGGTACAAGACAGTTTGGCATGTGCCTTGGAGATCCTGTCAAAGG GTTTGCGGAATATGGCTGCATCCTAGAGATCAGAAATGTTCAATTCTTTGCTGATGGCCGCTCGGTGGTGGACAGCGTAGGCAAGAGGCGCTTCAGGGTCCTCCATCAGGGCCAGCGAGATGGTTACAATACAGCCGACATTGAATACATTGAAGACCAAAAG GTTCAAGGAGAGGATCAGGCTGAGCTCATGGGATTACATAACTGTGTCTATGAGCAAGCGTCATCATGGTTTCATTCGCTCAAAACCTCTCTGAAGAATCGGATACTCAATCACTTTGGTCCAATGCCAGAGAAAGATGCTGATCCTCAG GTGAGCCCGAACGGTCCAGCCTGGTGCTGGTGGACATTAGCGGTTCTTCCACTGGAAAGCCGAGCTCAGCTCCCGTTCCTAGCGATGAGGTCCTTGAAGGACAGACTGAATGGGATTCGGCGAGTCCTGGCCTTTATATCCCGGAACCAAAACTAG
- the LONRF3 gene encoding LON peptidase N-terminal domain and RING finger protein 3 isoform X2 encodes MDSLQTGQMLSLPAELVSDNLELAEPAASAARGDTEPHPEAATEGPAPLDAPEPGPESGPEPGPESGPESGPESWPESGPEPEPGPGPGPESGPESESGPEPGLESGPEPGPESESGPEPGPESEPGLEREPGPPPKTSTPECKVLLTKADALASGGRLREALEVYRQLSERQQLVAEQLEQLVRCLAEKVPQGEAPALAPPDGSGAASREAAAEEAGAPTAAEATEVWDGFKCRKCHGFLSDPVSLSCGHTFCKLCLERGRAADRRCALCGVKLPALMVAGGKARPAPQRDGQQAAAATTTTTTTTTTTPQPPPAAPPPPPPPPPPPLRVNVVLSGLLGKLFPGPARASQLRHEGNQLYREHQVEAALLKYNEAVRLAPNDHLLYSNRSQIYFTLESHEDALHDAEIACKLRPMGFKAHFRKAQALATLGKVEEALREFLYCVSLDGKNKRARSEAQRESRELPHCSSQEEAAAAGDRSSLENPVKVEGEGQEGNGKGQAGDQEEKGDAASAKAGKCQEKKRKRCQFGPQDPEVPTKARKPDPPADQGARAAVSAPLPSFDASDLECSLCMRLFYEPVTTPCGHTFCLKCLERCLDHNAKCPLCKDGLSQCLASRKYSKNVIMEELIAKFLPEEFKERRRLYEEEMEELSNLNKNVPIFVCTMAYPTVPCPLHIFEPCYRLMIRRCIETGTRQFGMCLGDPVKGFAEYGCILEIRNVQFFADGRSVVDSVGKRRFRVLHQGQRDGYNTADIEYIEDQKVQGEDQAELMGLHNCVYEQASSWFHSLKTSLKNRILNHFGPMPEKDADPQVSPNGPAWCWWTLAVLPLESRAQLPFLAMRSLKDRLNGIRRVLAFISRNQN; translated from the exons ATGGATTCACTTCAGACTGGACAGATGCTGAGCTTGCCCGCCGAGCTCGTCAGCGACAACTTAGAACTGGCGGAGCCGGCGGCATCGGCGGCCCGCGGAGACACGGAGCCCCACCCGGAGGCGGCCACAGAAGGCCCCGCACCTTTAGACGCTCCGGAGCCGGGGCCGGAGTCGGGGCCCGAGCCGGGGCCGGAGTCGGGGCCGGAGTCGGGGCCGGAGTCGTGGCCGGAGTCGgggccggagccggagccggggccggggccggggccggagTCGGGGCCGGAGTCGGAGTCGGGACCGGAGCCGGGGCTGGAGTCGGGACCGGAGCCGGGGCCGGAGTCGGAGTCGGGACCGGAGCCGGGGCCGGAGTCGGAGCCGGGGCTCGAGCGGGAGCCGGGGCCGCCTCCTAAGACTTCGACGCCGGAGTGCAAAGTCCTGCTCACGAAGGCTGACGCCCTGGCGTCTGGGGGGCGCCTCCGGGAAGCCCTCGAGGTGTACCGCCAGCTCTCCGAACGGCAGCAGCTGGTGGCCGAGCAGCTGGAGCAGCTGGTGCGGTGCCTGGCGGAGAAAGTCCCGCAAGGCGAGGCTCCGGCGCTGGCGCCCCCGGACGGGAGCGGTGCGGCGAGCCGCGAGGCGGCGGCCGAAGAGGCAGGGGCGCCAACCGCCGCCGAGGCTACCGAGGTGTGGGATGGCTTCAAGTGCCGGAAGTGCCACGGCTTTCTGTCAGACCCCGTGTCCTTGTCGTGCGGCCACACCTTTTGTAAACTCTGCCTGGAACGCGGGCGGGCGGCCGACCGGCGGTGTGCGCTGTGCGGGGTCAAGCTCCCGGCCTTGATGGTGGCCGGCGGCAAGGCGCGCCCGGCCCCCCAGCGGGACGGGCagcaggcggcggcggcgacgacgacgacgacgacgacaacGACAACGACGCCGCAGCCGCCACCTGCggcgccaccgccgccgccgccgccgccgccgccgccgctgcggGTCAACGTGGTGCTCAGTGGCCTCCTGGGCAAGTTGTTCCCAGGCCCGGCGCGGGCGTCGCAGCTCCGGCACGAGGGCAACCAGCTGTACCGCGAGCACCAGGTGGAGGCGGCGCTGCTCAAGTACAACGAGGCGGTTCGGCTAG CTCCAAACGACCACTTGCTTTATAGCAACCGGTCTCAAATTTATTTCACCTTGGAGTCTCACGAGGACGCACTGCATGATGCAGAAATAGCATGTAAGCTCCGCCCAATGGGTTTTAAG GCACACTTCAGAAAAGCACAGGCCTTGGCCACCTTAGGCAAGGTGGAGGAAGCACTAAGGGAGTTTCTATATTGTGTGTCCCTCGATGGAAAGAACAAAAGAGCAAGATCTGAAGCCCAAAGG GAAAGCCGGGAGCTCCCACACTGCTCTAGTCAGGAGGAAGCAGCGGCCGCGGGAGACCGCAGCAGCCTGGAGAACCCAGTTAAagtagagggggaggggcaagaaggcAACGGGAAAGGCCAGGCAGGAGaccaggaggagaagggggatgCTGCCTCTGCCAAGGCTGGCAAAtgccaagaaaagaaaaggaaacgtTGTCAATTTGGACCCCAAGACCCAGAGGTGCCTACTAAAGCCAGAAAGCCAG ATCCTCCCGCCGACCAGGGGGCCAGAGCTGCGGTCAGTGCTCCACTCCCGTCCTTTGATGCATCTGACCTTGAATGCTCCCTGTGTATGAG ATTATTCTACGAGCCAGTCACAACACCTTGTGGTCATACGTTTTGTTTAAAATGCCTTGAAAGATGCCTAGATCACAATGCAAAGTGTCCGCTGTGCAAGGATGGTCTTTCACag TGCTTGGCATCCagaaaatatagcaaaaatgTCATAATGGAAGAGCTAATAGCTAAATTCCTGCCAGAAGAATTCAAGGAACGCAGGcggctttatgaagaagaaatggaagaactttCTAA CTTGAATAAGAACGTACCTATTTTCGTGTGCACTATGGCCTACCCCACGGTTCCTTGTCCCCTGCACATTTTTGAGCCTTGTTACCGTCTGATGATCCGTAGATGCATCGAAACAGGTACAAGACAGTTTGGCATGTGCCTTGGAGATCCTGTCAAAGG GTTTGCGGAATATGGCTGCATCCTAGAGATCAGAAATGTTCAATTCTTTGCTGATGGCCGCTCGGTGGTGGACAGCGTAGGCAAGAGGCGCTTCAGGGTCCTCCATCAGGGCCAGCGAGATGGTTACAATACAGCCGACATTGAATACATTGAAGACCAAAAG GTTCAAGGAGAGGATCAGGCTGAGCTCATGGGATTACATAACTGTGTCTATGAGCAAGCGTCATCATGGTTTCATTCGCTCAAAACCTCTCTGAAGAATCGGATACTCAATCACTTTGGTCCAATGCCAGAGAAAGATGCTGATCCTCAG GTGAGCCCGAACGGTCCAGCCTGGTGCTGGTGGACATTAGCGGTTCTTCCACTGGAAAGCCGAGCTCAGCTCCCGTTCCTAGCGATGAGGTCCTTGAAGGACAGACTGAATGGGATTCGGCGAGTCCTGGCCTTTATATCCCGGAACCAAAACTAG
- the LONRF3 gene encoding LON peptidase N-terminal domain and RING finger protein 3 isoform X1 — protein sequence MDSLQTGQMLSLPAELVSDNLELAEPAASAARGDTEPHPEAATEGPAPLDAPEPGPESGPEPGPESGPESGPESWPESGPEPEPGPGPGPESGPESESGPEPGLESGPEPGPESESGPEPGPESEPGLEREPGPPPKTSTPECKVLLTKADALASGGRLREALEVYRQLSERQQLVAEQLEQLVRCLAEKVPQGEAPALAPPDGSGAASREAAAEEAGAPTAAEATEVWDGFKCRKCHGFLSDPVSLSCGHTFCKLCLERGRAADRRCALCGVKLPALMVAGGKARPAPQRDGQQAAAATTTTTTTTTTTPQPPPAAPPPPPPPPPPPLRVNVVLSGLLGKLFPGPARASQLRHEGNQLYREHQVEAALLKYNEAVRLAPNDHLLYSNRSQIYFTLESHEDALHDAEIACKLRPMGFKAHFRKAQALATLGKVEEALREFLYCVSLDGKNKRARSEAQRLLLSFFSPSVPGESQEHFPDILKLLAPHPRLKEHVESMATEGTSHNLPKLPQESRELPHCSSQEEAAAAGDRSSLENPVKVEGEGQEGNGKGQAGDQEEKGDAASAKAGKCQEKKRKRCQFGPQDPEVPTKARKPDPPADQGARAAVSAPLPSFDASDLECSLCMRLFYEPVTTPCGHTFCLKCLERCLDHNAKCPLCKDGLSQCLASRKYSKNVIMEELIAKFLPEEFKERRRLYEEEMEELSNLNKNVPIFVCTMAYPTVPCPLHIFEPCYRLMIRRCIETGTRQFGMCLGDPVKGFAEYGCILEIRNVQFFADGRSVVDSVGKRRFRVLHQGQRDGYNTADIEYIEDQKVQGEDQAELMGLHNCVYEQASSWFHSLKTSLKNRILNHFGPMPEKDADPQVSPNGPAWCWWTLAVLPLESRAQLPFLAMRSLKDRLNGIRRVLAFISRNQN from the exons ATGGATTCACTTCAGACTGGACAGATGCTGAGCTTGCCCGCCGAGCTCGTCAGCGACAACTTAGAACTGGCGGAGCCGGCGGCATCGGCGGCCCGCGGAGACACGGAGCCCCACCCGGAGGCGGCCACAGAAGGCCCCGCACCTTTAGACGCTCCGGAGCCGGGGCCGGAGTCGGGGCCCGAGCCGGGGCCGGAGTCGGGGCCGGAGTCGGGGCCGGAGTCGTGGCCGGAGTCGgggccggagccggagccggggccggggccggggccggagTCGGGGCCGGAGTCGGAGTCGGGACCGGAGCCGGGGCTGGAGTCGGGACCGGAGCCGGGGCCGGAGTCGGAGTCGGGACCGGAGCCGGGGCCGGAGTCGGAGCCGGGGCTCGAGCGGGAGCCGGGGCCGCCTCCTAAGACTTCGACGCCGGAGTGCAAAGTCCTGCTCACGAAGGCTGACGCCCTGGCGTCTGGGGGGCGCCTCCGGGAAGCCCTCGAGGTGTACCGCCAGCTCTCCGAACGGCAGCAGCTGGTGGCCGAGCAGCTGGAGCAGCTGGTGCGGTGCCTGGCGGAGAAAGTCCCGCAAGGCGAGGCTCCGGCGCTGGCGCCCCCGGACGGGAGCGGTGCGGCGAGCCGCGAGGCGGCGGCCGAAGAGGCAGGGGCGCCAACCGCCGCCGAGGCTACCGAGGTGTGGGATGGCTTCAAGTGCCGGAAGTGCCACGGCTTTCTGTCAGACCCCGTGTCCTTGTCGTGCGGCCACACCTTTTGTAAACTCTGCCTGGAACGCGGGCGGGCGGCCGACCGGCGGTGTGCGCTGTGCGGGGTCAAGCTCCCGGCCTTGATGGTGGCCGGCGGCAAGGCGCGCCCGGCCCCCCAGCGGGACGGGCagcaggcggcggcggcgacgacgacgacgacgacgacaacGACAACGACGCCGCAGCCGCCACCTGCggcgccaccgccgccgccgccgccgccgccgccgccgctgcggGTCAACGTGGTGCTCAGTGGCCTCCTGGGCAAGTTGTTCCCAGGCCCGGCGCGGGCGTCGCAGCTCCGGCACGAGGGCAACCAGCTGTACCGCGAGCACCAGGTGGAGGCGGCGCTGCTCAAGTACAACGAGGCGGTTCGGCTAG CTCCAAACGACCACTTGCTTTATAGCAACCGGTCTCAAATTTATTTCACCTTGGAGTCTCACGAGGACGCACTGCATGATGCAGAAATAGCATGTAAGCTCCGCCCAATGGGTTTTAAG GCACACTTCAGAAAAGCACAGGCCTTGGCCACCTTAGGCAAGGTGGAGGAAGCACTAAGGGAGTTTCTATATTGTGTGTCCCTCGATGGAAAGAACAAAAGAGCAAGATCTGAAGCCCAAAGG CTTCTCCTTAGTTTCTTTTCACCATCAGTCCCGGGGGAGTCTCAGGAACATTTTCCCGATATCCTGAAGTTGTTGGCACCTCACCCTAGATTAAAGGAACACGTAGAGTCAATGGCTACTGAAGGCACCAGTCATAATCTACCAAAGTTGCCACAG GAAAGCCGGGAGCTCCCACACTGCTCTAGTCAGGAGGAAGCAGCGGCCGCGGGAGACCGCAGCAGCCTGGAGAACCCAGTTAAagtagagggggaggggcaagaaggcAACGGGAAAGGCCAGGCAGGAGaccaggaggagaagggggatgCTGCCTCTGCCAAGGCTGGCAAAtgccaagaaaagaaaaggaaacgtTGTCAATTTGGACCCCAAGACCCAGAGGTGCCTACTAAAGCCAGAAAGCCAG ATCCTCCCGCCGACCAGGGGGCCAGAGCTGCGGTCAGTGCTCCACTCCCGTCCTTTGATGCATCTGACCTTGAATGCTCCCTGTGTATGAG ATTATTCTACGAGCCAGTCACAACACCTTGTGGTCATACGTTTTGTTTAAAATGCCTTGAAAGATGCCTAGATCACAATGCAAAGTGTCCGCTGTGCAAGGATGGTCTTTCACag TGCTTGGCATCCagaaaatatagcaaaaatgTCATAATGGAAGAGCTAATAGCTAAATTCCTGCCAGAAGAATTCAAGGAACGCAGGcggctttatgaagaagaaatggaagaactttCTAA CTTGAATAAGAACGTACCTATTTTCGTGTGCACTATGGCCTACCCCACGGTTCCTTGTCCCCTGCACATTTTTGAGCCTTGTTACCGTCTGATGATCCGTAGATGCATCGAAACAGGTACAAGACAGTTTGGCATGTGCCTTGGAGATCCTGTCAAAGG GTTTGCGGAATATGGCTGCATCCTAGAGATCAGAAATGTTCAATTCTTTGCTGATGGCCGCTCGGTGGTGGACAGCGTAGGCAAGAGGCGCTTCAGGGTCCTCCATCAGGGCCAGCGAGATGGTTACAATACAGCCGACATTGAATACATTGAAGACCAAAAG GTTCAAGGAGAGGATCAGGCTGAGCTCATGGGATTACATAACTGTGTCTATGAGCAAGCGTCATCATGGTTTCATTCGCTCAAAACCTCTCTGAAGAATCGGATACTCAATCACTTTGGTCCAATGCCAGAGAAAGATGCTGATCCTCAG GTGAGCCCGAACGGTCCAGCCTGGTGCTGGTGGACATTAGCGGTTCTTCCACTGGAAAGCCGAGCTCAGCTCCCGTTCCTAGCGATGAGGTCCTTGAAGGACAGACTGAATGGGATTCGGCGAGTCCTGGCCTTTATATCCCGGAACCAAAACTAG